A section of the Falco biarmicus isolate bFalBia1 chromosome 3, bFalBia1.pri, whole genome shotgun sequence genome encodes:
- the TSHZ1 gene encoding teashirt homolog 1, translating to MPRRKQQAPRRSAAYVPEEELKAAEIDEDSVEDDGLSLDIQENEYLCNEEAEIKEAQSYQNSPVSTATNQDAGYGSPFSENSDQLAHFKSTSSKEEKEDPQCTDNVSYPQDSLAQIKAVYANLLSETCWSSLALDLKKSNPTTSNNGISQNENTTSTDTNANSQSTSTTSTNTSTSTTTSSTSNSNSGGSGYDWHQAALAKTLQQTSSYGLLPEPSLFSTVQLYRQNNKLYGSVFTGASKFRCKDCSAAYDTLVELTVHMNETGHYRDDNRDKEADKTKRWSKPRKRSLMEMEGKEDAQKVLKCMYCGHSFESLQDLSVHMIKTKHYQKVPLKEPVPAITKLVPSTKKRALQDLASPCSPEPTGIAAEASLGESAKDQKTANPYVTPNNRYGYQNGASYTWQFEARKAQILKCMECGSSHDTLQQLTAHMMVTGHFLKVTNSASKKGKQLVLDPVVEEKIQSIPLPPTTHTRLPASNIKKQPDSPVGSTNLEEKKDLEKEKVVVVSETEKKIKEENEDSAEKFEPTTLYQYLREEDLDDSPKGGIDILKSLENTVTTAISKAQNGAPSWGGYPSIHAAYQLPGTVKPLQPAVQSVQMQPSYASSVKSLSSEHNALIHSPGNLTPPPHKSNVSAMEELVEKVTGKINVKKEEKPLEKEKSSPVKPMSPAAKENKDFPKPEEINNKQQQKKSSETEVQKVKKDSPAEAHTPNGTEPLKTKVANGCNNLGIITDHSPEPSFINPLSALQSIMNTHLGKISKPVSPSLDPLAMLYKISNSMLDKPIYPTTPVKQADAIDRYYYENSDQPIDLTKSKNKPLVSSVADSASSPLRESALLDISDMVKNLTGRLTPKSSTPSTVSEKSDADGSSFEEALDELSPVHKRKGRQSNWNPQHLLILQAQFASSLRETPEGKYIMSDLGPQERVHISKFTGLSMTTISHWLANVKYQLRRTGGTKFLKNLDTGHPVFFCNDCASQFRTASTYISHLETHLGFSLKDLSKLPLNQIQEQQNVTKVLANKTLGSLGIAEEDLGSTFQCKLCNRTFASKHAVKLHLSKTHGKSPEDHLIYVTELEKQ from the coding sequence CATATGTTCCTGAGGAGGAattgaaagcagcagaaatagaTGAAGACAGTGTGGAAGATGATGGGCTGTCTCTGGACATCCAGGAGAATGAGTATTTGTGCAATGAAGAAGCGGAGATCAAAGAGGCTCAAAGCTACCAGAACTCCCCAGTCAGCACTGCAACTAATCAGGATGCAGGCTATGGTTCGCCGTTTAGTGAAAACAGCGATCAGCTGGCCCATTTCAAAAGCACTTCCtctaaagaagagaaagaggatcCTCAGTGCACAGACAATGTTTCCTATCCACAGGACAGCTTGGCACAAATAAAAGCTGTGTATGCAAATTTGCTTTCAGAGACTTGCTGGTCCAGTTTAGCTTTGGACTTAAAGAAATCCAATCCAACTACCAGCAACAACGGAATAAGCCAGAACGAAAACACCACCAGTACCGACACCAATGCCAATTCCCAGAGTACTAGTACTACCAGTACCAACACCAGTACCAGTACAACTACCAGTAGTACTAGTAACAGTAACAGTGGTGGCTCAGGTTACGACTGGCACCAAGCTGCATTAGCTAAAACTTTGCAGCAGACCTCATCATATGGACTTCTCCCAGAGCCTAGTCTTTTCAGCACAGTACAGCTTTACCGGCAAAACAATAAACTTTATGGGTCTGTGTTCACCGGTGCTAGCAAGTTCCGATGCAAAGACTGCAGTGCAGCCTATGACACACTGGTGGAACTAACAGTGCACATGAATGAAACTGGACATTACCGTGATGACAACAGAGATAAAGAAGCTGATAAGACCAAACGGTGGTCAAAACCTAGAAAACGATCACTTATGGAAATGGAAGGCAAAGAGGATGCCCAAAAAGTGCTGAAGTGCATGTACTGTGGGCATTCATTTGAGTCTTTGCAAGACCTCAGCGTCCACATgataaaaacaaagcattacCAGAAAGTGCCTCTGAAGGAGCCAGTACCAGCCATCACTAAATTGGTCCCTTCCACCAAAAAACGAGCACTTCAGGACTTAGCTTCACCTTGTTCACCGGAGCCGACAGGGATCGCTGCAGAAGCTTCACTGGGTGAGTCTGCAAAGGATCAGAAAACTGCCAACCCCTATGTGACTCCGAACAACCGCTATGGCTATCAAAATGGTGCTAGCTACACTTGGCAGTTTGAGGCACGCAAAGCCCAAATACTGAAATGCATGGAATGTGGCAGTTCCCATGACACTTTGCAGCAGCTGACTGCTCACATGATGGTCACTGGTCATTTTCTGAAGGTGACCAATTCTGCTTccaaaaaaggcaaacagctgGTATTGGACCCTGTGGTGGAGGAGAAGATCCAGTCTATACCTCTTCCACCCACCACCCACACAAGGCTACCAGCCtccaacattaaaaaacagcCTGATTCCCCAGTGGGCTCCACAAActtggaggaaaagaaagacctagagaaggaaaaggtggtggtggtcagtgaaacagaaaagaagattaAAGAAGAGAATGAGGACTCTGCAGAGAAATTTGAGCCAACAACATTGTATCAGTACCTCAGAGAGGAGGACCTAGATGATAGTCCTAAAGGCGGAATAGACATACTGAAGTCCCTGGAAAACACAGTGACAACAGCTATCAGCAAAGCTCAGAATGGAGCCCCTTCCTGGGGAGGATATCCTAGTATCCATGCGGCTTACCAGCTCCCGGGAACAGTCAAACCCCTTCAGCCTGCGGTGCAGAGCGTTCAAATGCAGCCATCTTATGCGAGCAGTGTGAAATCACTGTCGTCAGAACACAACGCACTCATCCATTCCCCAGGCAATCTCACACCCCCACCTCACAAGAGCAATGTATCTGCTATGGAAGAACTAGTGGAGAAAGTTACAGGTAAAATCAAcgtgaagaaggaagaaaagcctttggagaaagagaagagttCTCCAGTCAAACCCATGTCACCTGCtgctaaagaaaacaaggacttccccaaaccagaagaaataaataacaaacagcagcagaagaagaGCTCTGAGACAGAAGTTCAGAAGGTCAAAAAGGATAGTCCAGCAGAAGCACATACGCCAAATGGTACAGAGCCACTTAAAACAAAGGTTGCAAATGGCTGTAATAATTTAGGAATCATCACAGATCATTCACCTGAGCCATCCTTCATTAATCCATTGAGTGCTTTACAGTCCATTATGAATACCCACTTAGGCAAAATTTCTAAGCCGGTAAGCCCCTCTCTGGACCCTTTGGCCATGCTGTACAAAATTAGCAACAGCATGTTGGACAAACCCATTTACCCAACCACTCCGGTCAAGCAGGCTGATGCTATTGACCGGTATTACTATGAGAACAGTGATCAACCTATTGATTTAACAAAGTCCAAAAACAAACCTCTTGTTTCCAGTGTGGCTGACTCTGCCTCATCCCCGCTGAGGGAGAGCGCCCTGCTGGATATTTCTGATATGGTGAAGAACCTCACAGGGCGTTTGACACCCAAGTCTTCAACTCCGTCTACCGTGTCAGAGAAGTCTGATGCTGATGGGAGCAGTTTTGAGGAAGCTTTGGATGAACTGTCACCAGTACACAAGAGGAAGGGCAGACAGTCCAACTGGAACCCTCAGCATCTTCTGATCCTTCAGGCCCAGTTTGCTTCCAGCTTGAGGGAGACCCCGGAAGGCAAATACATTATGTCGGACCTAGGTCCACAAGAGCGGGTACACATCTCTAAGTTTACTGGTCTTTCCATGACCACAATTAGCCACTGGCTGGCCAATGTGAAGTATCAGTTAAGGAGGACAGGTGGAActaaatttttaaagaacttgGACACAGGacatcctgttttcttttgcaatgaTTGTGCCTCTCAGTTCAGGACTGCTTCTACATACATAAGTCACTTAGAGACACACCTAGGGTTTAGTTTGAAGGATCTGTCAAAGTTGCCGCTTAATCAGATTCAAGAACAGCAGAATGTTACAAAAGTCCTCGCAAACAAGACTTTGGGCTCACTTGGAATTGCCGAGGAGGACTTAGGCTCCACATTCCAGTGTAAGCTCTGTAACCGAACTTTTGCAAGCAAGCATGCAGTCAAACTGCACCTTAGTAAAACACATGGCAAGTCCCCAGAGGACCATCTGATCTATGTAACTGAGTTAGAAAAACAATAG